The nucleotide window GTTAGATAAACCATTCAATTTAGaattggtagaatatataacatCACACTACGATCCAGTATGAGCAGTAGCGCTTAAACTACGGCTAAAATAACATGCAGTAAAACTTCACGGGTTCattgttttttatgatttcaGGAATTAAAAGAGGCTTTCATACCATATGGTTACATATTATCCGCGACGTTATCGAATCTCAAAGAAATTATAAGCGCAGCGTATGATTTAGAATGTCTAAATCGTCATTTGGACTTGATTTATCTAATTGGTTACGATTATAATGGACCCTGGGACAAAATTGTTGGAGCATCTGCCCCATTAAGGGGCTTGAGTAAGCAGGATATAAGGAATGTGGtatgaagttattttatttaattaaatcgtaaatattaatattaattaatcttgtgTCCACTTACAAAGAAGACACGCAAACAGACGTGAACACAACATATTGACTTATTAGCAGCTAGTTCATAGGCATCAAAAATCTTACTATAGTCCATTCCACGAGTCGAACTCCTACGGCAAAAAATACGTGCAACCCATTGGTCGGAGCGCGTGGCTAGACATAAGCGAAACAAATCCGGGATATAAGACAACCCTAAGATGATGGATGATGGTTTTTGTGCTATTAAATATGtggaatattatatagataacgAAAAAAGCGTGGAGGTTCAATTGTCGACTTTTAGGCAGGATAttgtattttcattgttttgcttgactttgtatttcaaatgttggaaaagataAACTATTGCGTTTCTTGTCGGTTTGTTCGGTCCAATTCCGTTCCGAAAAACCAATtccgtaaaattataatttaaaaattccaccaaccggcattggagcagcgtggtggaatatgctccataccctctactcaaagggagaggaggccttagcccagcagtgggaaatttacaggctgttaatgtaacgtaaatttaataatttaaaagtgtttgtaaaaaccTACTCCAATGAAgcataatttgatttaaattgatcttaaataaataaaaatattgtaaaagtatAGGGTACATGgtgtaataataagtaaaacctaaattaaatatgatcaattatttttttaggaatacACAATTAAATACATGCTATCACACGGAATAAGTCCTGATAAATTAGTTCTCGGTTTACAACTCCACGGAAAGACGTTTATTTTGAAAGATCCCGATGTCAAAAATGTTGAATTTGGTAAAACTCAATCGGAGTCTGAAGTTTTTACGGGACCATATCTTAATGGAGCAAATATGTACGGATATAATGAGGTGAGTGAAAATCTAGATAATTCAACTGTGATTGGAACCCATTCAACAATCACCCTCAAAAACTCTCTTGCTAGATATTTTTCCCTCTAATTTTCGACATTCCGACCAGCCCACAGTACGTTAGGTCACCAATGTTCTTAGTCTGAAGGCCTCCTTCGCCagttctattattaatataatcctgACTAAAATGATCATTCCAACGTACTTGAAAAAGCCTTTTcagataaactatattttgatgtatactttttttatccAGGCATGTctagaatttaaaaacaattccaAGTGGGTTTATCATTGGGATAAAGCTTCTTCAACGCCATATTTGCGTGACGGACGTCGAATTGTTTCTTATGATGACACTCGATCTATTGCCAATAAAGTCCggtaagatattaaattattagataacaatatttttccaAACACATTCAGTTAACGAAtaaatgaaagtaaatattGAGAATAAATCAATTATCTGTGTAGGTATTAACAAATTTTGACGACAGGCGATTCTATTGATatgaatatatacttatatagacattataatatatctagcGTACTATATTCTATATGAATTACAGATTGGCTATGGACTACGATCTCGCTGGATTTATGGTTTGGAGTATGGACATGGACGATTTTAGGGGTCTCTGTGACATTCCGAACAATACTTACACAGATTTCATCGAGAGATTTAATGAGAGGATAAACAACAAATCATGGCAAGATTCTTTCAAGAACCTGAACACCCAGGGTGAGTATGCGTTTGTCCAGTTTGAGAGACGATGAATTTGATGCTAAGCGGACACCATAATTCCATGgagaaattaaacattaattttggtTTTCTGCTAATTagtaatgtcccttgtgtctgaaatTACATTTCCCCACTAACTATTAGCATCGGACTATGCTGTTAGCTGTAATAACTAATGTCTGATTGACCAGACAATAAACCCATTACAGCACCAGgtaatatactaattaattacaGGCGATTTGGAAGGGAAAATATATGGTACTCTAAAAGGTGAACCAATTCTcaaattaccaaaaaataatttcaaaaattatcaaattttgaGGACAATTAATGACGCGATAGACGTAGCCTTAGAAGAGAAGAAGATAGCAGATGCGATCAAACTAATTTCAGCTAGTATACAAGAAAGGAATACAGAAGATTTCAGTGCCAAGCAGACGCTCTGTTATAAAACTTACTATGAAGTATGTTTGAATGAACCTGAATATTAAAAGATGAAAAAGAGGACTTAAGAAAATGTTGGAACGTTACTCTTCGAATcggcaaattttattaaaacttttgttatcataaataatatacgtattatgtttattaatttaatattttgatatacttaGTTCGTTATTGATTcgatgttttcatttaaaacgaCAATTGCGAAATcatcagtgattttttttaaaaacgtgtttattattgtattcgatgtaaaagtgatttatttttgtaaaatgatttcGAAATAAATTGTGTCACAGTGAAGCcgtgtttaatttatgattgACACCAATTGGAAGACgtgaatttacaatatattttaaatgcctATACAAATTTGTATCTGtgggatatttttaaaatcaatacatcGTCTAGAAAGAAAGTCttcgaaataattaattcattattataatcatttcctttttaaccaattttaaattactgcTGGATATAGGCCTCCCCAAGGTTCGCAAAAGCTTCGTCTCCATTGTATATATCCAGTCGGGTTCGGCGATCATCGTTaacgttttgtatatttataattccacGAACAGaagaactattattataataattaatatatgtacataaacatGCTTGACTTCGATTGGGTTGAGTGACTTTTCACTATCCAAAAgagcgcctgaactcttttatCAAGCTTAACTCTATGTCGAATAAATGGAAATgaaaaaaacgaaaacaaaaaactaaacaaaagaTTCTGtgaattcatttaatttccATCTGTACTATAGTCCAGTGgataaagacaaaataaagaccgaatttcataaaaattaggGGAAAACTGGAGTTTTGGATGAACCTTCCTTTTGTGGTTCTAAACAAAATCCCAAAAGTTCCCATTGATCCATGTGCCGCTAAGAAAGTTATCCAGGTTCAAAGGTCACAAACAGTTTTTGCGATTATCtggttaaattttaaactcataaaatttccaataaaaagattatattaaattttctcgGGAAACCAACCGCtttggaaaacaaaaaaaatttaataatacttacactCCAATTCTGGGGCAGAAGGTATTTTATGGGCTAGACAAAGAAGGTTATACGGCCAAACTTTTTGTCTCACGACCTTGATGAACATCTGCGTACCTTTCTGTTGTTAGAgtagtaatgtttaaaaaaaaactcacttgCTAACACACATTTTTGTAATTGCATTAAAGGATGCACAAAAGTAAGGTTCATCCAAAACTCCAGCTTTCCCCTAATTTTTCCAAAGTGAAATGTCTTTATTTACTGGACTATAGGATGTAAAGcgaaaatgaatattatttatattaacgtaCATAGATTACGCGAAATAGTTTGGCATGCTCAGTAGTTATTAGTTTTGAATGAATTCAGCATCAGGCCTAAACTGAATGAGAATTATTATTTGTCttgcaatacaaattataagagcatctaatttattttatacatttcatatCTACCATTGATCTCCACCATCTCCATTTAGATAATCTTGTCATATGTAAACTGTGGCTCGCTACAATTACAAGTTAAACAATTCTTCTATGTTGGTGAGGTTTCACATGTAACGTACGTACGTGTGCCGTAATGGGCAAGCGCCACTGTTCAGTATGTACttaacttgtatttataattcatctcgttatcagcggtgaaggaaaacatcgtgaggaatgcACGTGGTGGATGAGAATTTGCCACGTGTATCCTgaaatggagcagcgtggtgtaagcTCCAAATCTCAAAAGAGAGGGGCCTTTGCCCACAAGTGAAACTTTAACAGACTTTTACATTACTCTACTAAGTTATTgaaaatgcaaaatatatactttttggaGTTACACGTTTTTCTCAGGAACTACTTTACTTTTTAGGTTCCATGTGAGAATTGAATTACACTATAAGTAATCTTTTTCCCTTCAACTTTTGAGGGAAACATTTTCGTCTATGTGTTAGACGAAATTTAACAGTTTCGTCAAATTAAAAGCttgtaaattccccactgcaGAAGGAGAGAGGAGGCTCTCTCTTTGAtgtgaaggtttggagcatattcaaccacgctgctccaatgcgggttggtggaatacacatgtggcagaacttcgttgaaattagacacgtgcaggtttcctcacgatgttttccttcaccgccgaacacgagatgaattataaacacaaattaagcacatgaaaaattagtggtgtttgcctgggtttgaacccgaaatcatcggttaagatgcacgcgttctaaccactgggcagtCTAGGCTTTTGATTTTCCTATAACATCaatgttaattacaataaacGTGGAAAACCTAAatcattatttctatatttcttgagaattatatgtatatgcggttttttttcatgtcatatatttattagcGCAACCTTATACGTATTTATAGTAAAGTTCACATCAATTGCAGGTATGGGCTTTTCTTGTATGGATGTACACCcgacaaatacaaattaagatgCTGCTAAATTTTGAATATGGAACGttagaatagattttttttttttcaatttatcttattataaaatccttaatacgtaatttatttttacttatacatTCAGTCGAAGCACCAGGttgattactattattttatttacttagtgatagggctttgtccaAGGCCACCTGGGCAATCTAATAATCACATATTCAAgcagtaatactaagtattgttattttgcggtttgaagggtgagtgagtcaatactgcaggcacaatggacataaaaCCTTAGCTAAAAAGTTTGCTAGTGCGTGTATGTAAAAATacggtaccaatgtctatgggtagggGTGATCAATAATCAGGTGGTCCATAActagtccgcctaccgattCCATAAAAAGCTGTAATcaataattctataattaaCAGATCAagcagttttttttgtttttttttttttttatgtaatcggtcaacggacgagcaaataggtcaccaccgtccatagaaaatggcgctgtatgaaatattaaccattccttacatcaccaatgcgccaccaacctcgggctaacatgttatgtccttgtgcctgtagctacactggctcacttacccttcaaaccggaacacaacaatactaagtactgctgtttgttggtagaatatatgatgagtgggtggtacctacccagacgggcttgcgcaaagccttaccaccaagtaaatactaACACCAAGTAAGTACCAAAaagcaattaatattttgtgatttcTTTGATACTGTAATACCAAAAAAATTGGCAGATCAGTCTTCAAAATGTGATGAATGCCAACCATAAATTAATCTACTGAAccgtcataaaaataataagttatttttatttaaactttgtaatattatgCATTACTTGTTCTAGCCATTTATCAATTGTTTACGTAGTTGTAATATTTAGAACACTTTACCTTCTTTGAAGTTCgtgtttagttattattaattaccgtCACGGGTGGGACTTACAGTTTGTTATAGTTTATTAGTAAAATGATTTGGagaacaagtttatttttaagcgtGACTCTATTTTTGTTTGTGGGCGGAAGCCATATTGAAGGTGAgatatgattgtttttttgattattattatttttacttgtacCTGAGTCAATTGTATCACTAATATCGATTAACaaagaatgataaatatttttaattttgtcaattaaaaaaggttaaatCGTATGTtaagaaaactttaatttatcgGGGATTCTGGGAATTCAGGATTCTGATCCTAAATTCTGGGAATATATCATCTTGGAGTGATCGATGAAATATCATACGAACAGTTGAAAGCTGAACGTAATTCAGAAACATTAGTGGTATTCCATAACAGCTAGCTCCTTTTCTTTTctcaaaaatacatttcataaacCAATGTTAGACATACCCCAGCAATACTTTGATGCTACTTTTTTCGATAAATCAAATACCGAACCAATTTCACCGAATGCTTAGACTTACAAACCTTATTTTGAACGGGTTTTTGATTATACTCGTAGATCATTATACATAATTGTACTTATATAAACTGACAGTAAatagtaaatgtaaataatcaacCAAGAGGTGATAAAATAATAGCGACtaagccagtttaattacaggcacagtAAACATAACAGCTTATTCGTATCTCTTCAATGTAATACGCACTAGATCCGAATACTGATTTTGTTTGAACTAGACTGCAAACAGCACACCAGAGATTTAAGATTTTACTGTATTTGACTTACTATTTTAGTTTCGGCCTTGAAATCGATGTTTATAACGGTTGGACTTTGTGTTGGTCTACGTGATCTTGAATGCATATCACGCCCATTAGAATAGTAGTGATCGAACCGCATCACACCAAATCTTAGATCGCTTGGTGCATCAGTGGTGAAAGATGTGATGGTATTGACAGAATTACcaatataaaattgacattaagtatatttgtatttcgaatAAGCGTAATGAaccagattttataataattaaggcTAAAATTTAGGTTATATAAATGTGTCGTAATGAAACTACAAATTTagtgttttaaaatactttatatcataaatactaGAAGACATTTGTGAGCAGCAATGCAGGTAGGAATAAGATCCCAGATGAGCCAGTGGTTAGATCCCATGCATCTTACCCGAATATTGTGAACTGAAATTCcacgtgcttaatttatttacgaattttATTGCACTCGACTACGAAGGAAATGAGTAAATGTGTCAAATTTGATTTTCTACCAATCTCCAGGAGCATTGGAGTAgcag belongs to Vanessa tameamea isolate UH-Manoa-2023 chromosome 28, ilVanTame1 primary haplotype, whole genome shotgun sequence and includes:
- the LOC113391919 gene encoding probable chitinase 2 isoform X1, whose protein sequence is MLYGTFLFLSVTVFLIADGTNIEGPKHGKVAVCYVASWAIFRDPPFNFAVSDIDPSLCTHIVYAFAGLDEESSTIKSLDIWLDIERDNGNAAYKNLTSFKKYHPHIKITLSLGGWNEGSVKFSRMASDKWKRAKFVKSVTQYLEKYGFDGLNVMWKYPTLRGGRPEDKKNFVILIKELKEAFIPYGYILSATLSNLKEIISAAYDLECLNRHLDLIYLIGYDYNGPWDKIVGASAPLRGLSKQDIRNVEYTIKYMLSHGISPDKLVLGLQLHGKTFILKDPDVKNVEFGKTQSESEVFTGPYLNGANMYGYNEACLEFKNNSKWVYHWDKASSTPYLRDGRRIVSYDDTRSIANKVRLAMDYDLAGFMVWSMDMDDFRGLCDIPNNTYTDFIERFNERINNKSWQDSFKNLNTQGDLEGKIYGTLKGEPILKLPKNNFKNYQILRTINDAIDVALEEKKIADAIKLISASIQERNTEDFSAKQTLCYKTYYEVCLNEPEY